GGCCAGGGCCGGCGTCACGTCCGCCGCGGCGCTGTCCAGCTCCTCCAGGAGCCGCCTGGTTGACGCTGGCGTCCACTCCCCACCGGGCAGCAGCGCCCCGGGCTCGGGCGGCGGGGCGTTCGCGGACCCGTGCATGGTGGGCTGCTCACCGGGTAGGTCGAACCACAGATACTCGGGTGGGATGGCCAGCATACGGGCCCAGTGGATGAGCCGGTCGAGGTCGCGGACCGGGGGGCCGTTCTCGATGCGGCTGAGCTGGGTTTGGGTAATCCCGAGCCAGCCGGCGACCTGTTCTTGGGCAAGCGGCCGGGGGCCATGGAACCAGTGATGCCGCCAGGCACGGACAACGCGACCGAGGTGGCGGCTGGCGAGGGCGTCACGCATCTGATCGGTGAGCCAGTACTCGGCCGA
The sequence above is drawn from the Actinomycetes bacterium genome and encodes:
- a CDS encoding helix-turn-helix transcriptional regulator, giving the protein MLQPPEISAEYWLTDQMRDALASRHLGRVVRAWRHHWFHGPRPLAQEQVAGWLGITQTQLSRIENGPPVRDLDRLIHWARMLAIPPEYLWFDLPGEQPTMHGSANAPPPEPGALLPGGEWTPASTRRLLEELDSAAADVTPALAARLAHEWLIPHR